The genomic interval ACATTGGAAACCGTAAAGCTATTGGCAACACATATATGCGCACTCACCTTTAAGGAGGCAATACTGCCACACACAGCAGCTGAGTTTGCAGTAACATATTACTGTatcatactgaaatttaaacagAGCACACAGGGTAATGTCACTCATCACTGAGAtgatatgataataataatcagtATTGAATTACCTTGCCTCTTCATACAACGTAAACTCTGCACATCTCAGAGTCATGGGCTGGTGGCCTAAGTTACATGTGTGCGTTGTCTGTAGGTTTGGCAACCGGGGTAGTTTAACTAGATCCGTGGGTTTCTCAGTGGCTTGGAGTGTTGCTCGTTCTCTCTACATGGATATCCATATGTCCTGGCCCAGGCTTCCTGTCCCTGTAATCTGAAGTGCATGTCATctatgtgcgtgtgtctgtgtgtgtgctgcgtCTATCATATGTCTCCTTGTCTTTCAGTGCGTTGTTACCATGTGATTTGTGTTCTCCTGGCTGATTGTATCCATACGCCTGTTGGTGTGAATATCGGCCTGTATCCCTAACAAACTTTGTATAAGGAAACATTTGCACAGTCATTCTGTGATATTTTTGGGATGCCTGGAATACTGAAATAGAGGTGAGAGAATATTATAGAGTGTCTTTTGACTTCCATGGTAACCTGACCCCCGCCCatcaactccccccccccccaacacacacacacacacacacacaaccatcacaacccccaccccactgctTATATCTACAACAGCCAGCCTTGGATGAGTATTATGGGCTGTAGTTTCTTCTTACAGAGAAATAGTATTATGGGATGTTTAGTGACTGCGTGTTGGgggtggtgatgggggggggctgtcaccATGACAACCACCCCCTTCTTCCTCCTGATTGGTGATTATGGGATgccgccaccccccaccccctaatCTCCATGGTGACTGAGCAAGAGAAAGAAAGAAGGTGAGAGAGTGTGCCCCATTTCCGTTGCTCTTTGCACAGGAGCAGAGGCCTGCCATATGAAAATGAGCGGCCCACAAAATCTAGACAGTGGGACAAAGGGAGatttaggaaagaagacaaAGGACAGAAAAGATGTGTCAAAATATGACTTTGCTGAGTCAGACACTGGTACATAGCTGCTATGAGGCAGAATAGACTATAATTTAAAAGAAGAGACCAAGAAATGCAATTTGAGACAGGAGCATAATACGAGGTAGACGGTAATAGAAACAATCTAGTGTATCAGCgattatttttaaacatgattttccatttttttgatGCGACAGACACAGTGCACTGTCAATTGTGAAAGTAAAAAAGTCGCATTGCCTGTCCTTAACCACTCAGCACCCCTCCATCTTTGACACAATAAGCAGTAATTGTTTCCATAACTAAAAAGACAAACACCTCTGCAATGATAACATTCAGCCTGTCCATACATGCACACATGAAaagtttctgttttgtttccttttttctgtttgtgggAATGGTGGTTTAATATAATTTTTGTgcctatagttttaaaataagAGATGTATAAGAGTCTGAAGATCCCATCATCAAGCTACCTTTGAGGCCTTGCTATCCTGTCACACAATTAATTTATTTCCTGTATATTTAGGAAttaaatatatacacatttcTGAATTATAAACTCAACATGTGCGTATGCATGAATTCTTTGGTAATCTTGTAATCTTGAGGTCAAAATACATGTGTCTTGCTTGCTCAATATGTGTAATCTTTCTGTGTATCATAGGACAGTGCTTGTACTCTGTCAGTTTTGTCGTACAGTGGATGTCACCATCTGTACAGCACTGGGACACAGTGAGTTGCTGTCCCCAGTCTCTCCGTGTGAATTTAGtctgtacagtgtgtgtggctggatATACAGTGTAGTTCACTGTACAGTGTGTTAGGTGATGTATGTACATGCAAAGGGCACAGTTGTTGAATATTATGGTCTGTCACAAGTGGCATGGAGTTCCCCTGGAGACATGTGACTGGtaatttttttcctctctttttGGAGTTGTGCTTATTATGGGATGTCAGTGactgcttattattattatgggatGGTGAACAGGGCGGGAGGGGGTGTGTACCCATGGCAACCGTGGTTGCTAGGGGGCCGGAAATAGCGGAATGGGGAAGGGAGTGGAGGGGGGGTGAGTATTATGGTCTGTACGTTGCGAGGTAACTATGCAGAGTAGTGTGTGTATTATGGGggtgggtggcgggggggggggaataaggattattatgggatgtctgccccctgatctctttgtgtgtatgtgagaaTGTTAGCTAGCCTGTAAGAGAGGGAGAGACGATAGGGAGTATGTAACGTGTTCGACTGTGAGATTTTCGAAATACAAAAAAACCTAGTAAACCGGACATTGGCGTCTCAGTCTAATTAACCtgaatatatacaaatatacatcTCAGAATATAAAATACCAAGGGAAGAAAGAGGAACTATCTCAACGTGGGACCGCGTTGTACATTCTTATTATTAATTCACGATACATTTCGAGCAGTGGAATTGTTTTGGTTGAGTGagtattattatgttattataaAATCAACTAAAGAGATACGACCGATTGTGGACCAAAAGTATTTTTGTGTCATTCGCCGGTGACTACAGTCCCCTCTACGACAAGCGCCTAGTATATGGAGCCGGTTAACTTGACTATActcgtattattattataactgcatGTCAAAGCTTCTTATAATGCTTGTTACTTTATATATGTGTTCGCAGGTGGTGTTTGTAGTTAGACAATTGAAGTTTATAACTACCTATCAATAAACGCTTTAATTCAATTAAGCGTGTGATCTTTTCCTAGCTAAACGAGTAGTTGTGTTATTCCTTTAGGTAAGTCGTGTTAACTTAAAGGAAATATGAAATGCTTAAgctttcttcttttttctcctttacagttgccccctccacccccatcctttatttcttttcattttccctcctccctctccgaGACGGTCATACCGAGTGTGTGGACGACAACCCGGATAAGAAAACTATTTATTTGTAACCAAAACTAGGTAGTTAATTTAAATAAAGCCGACATGTCCGGCAGCGAGGACGATAGGGACGATTTCGGAGCCCCAGAAGACCGGTCGCTCATCCAAGGTAATCTTTAATAGCTTTCTTAATGTTGTCCGTGCTAACTAGCTGGCTATCTGTACTTGTGGTTTGGGCTactagctagctagttagcttAAACCGGGTATCTTTTTTGGACACTCAATAAAGCGCATTTCCAGTATGTCGAAAACCTACGAGTCACGAATAAGTGAGTTGTTTGAAGTCCCCCCTCTGTTGTTTTCggcttatttttttaataatcgtTGTGCTTTGCGTGGTAAcgtttgtaaaaaaataaataaataagaagtTGGGCTTTCGGGCTGTTCGCTAAGCCGGTTTCGTGCCTCTTGTTTGTGAACCTGCTTGTTGTTCACCGTTAAAGTTAagctgtatttttgtttttttcggTTTTAAGCGGCCATGTGGTTTTAACCGAGAAGTAGTGATTTTAGGCGCCAGTTAACTGCGGTTTTGGGTCAGTTTAATGTGTTAATGACCAGCCCCGGCCTAACCGATCCGCCCTGCGTGACCGTAAGCCGGGGACGGTTTTGGTGCGGAAACCAGCCTGGTGTCAAAGTGTGGTAGGAGGCGGGCTAGCCGTGCCGACTGTGGCCGCCTGGTGCGCCTGAGTTGTGCCTGGATACAACCGTGCCGGGCTGGAAGCGCGAAATGCCCGTTCGGACCGAAAGCGGACCGGCGCCTGTACCGGCTGCGGCCTACCTGCCGCCTCACGTGTGGACGGGCAGAGCCAATCTCAAACCGCATAGTCCGGAGAAGCCGGAACCACAGCTCATGCcaccgtatatatatatattagagcTCAAATTCTTTCAATCGGAATggtcagatttttaaaaatcattggCAGAATCAGACACAGAGCTAAAAGAGTCgcatgtcttttttttaaactgccATAGTTTGAAAGTAAGATGATCGGTTCGGCCCGGGGTACCGACCGATTAGCCGGCTTGGCGGAGCCCAATGGACTGGCTAACCGGCTGCGGTACCATCCCGATATGAAAGCATACGGGATTGTATGGGATGGCAATGCATTTGACTCGATGATCGTGCGTGTGGCGTGTAGAGGAGCTCAGATCACGGAAAGCACAATGCTTTTTCTGTCAAAcgatttctttttttcctgctcaAGTTGATTTCCGTTTCGGCTCCGTAATGCACACGTAAAGCGCAGTAAATGGCTGTGCGCCGCGCCGCTCTCGCTCACGTAGAGCGCATCAAATGCCGCGTGCAACGCAAACCGAGCCGGCTTTCCAGCCCCCCATTGCCCCTATACATGGCCGACCGCTAATGTGTATTTTcgtttattgtttttattgcttttgaaACTCCCGTTTTCGGGGCTTCATCTTTACACTCGCTTTTTGGGACGCATCGATGGTGGAAGCGACCACAATATAACGAAAAGATCTCATCCCAGTCTCTGGTTTTGAATAATTTCCCGTAGTACTGTGTTAAACTAATCATTATGCACCGAAATGCCTTTACTGGGACGTTCTGCTATATGCAAACGCACATGTATGGGgtttatttaaaagtaatttgaAAAGGAGTGTAATGATGTTCTATTAAATcgtaatttaaaatttttttatttttctcataaACGCCTACTTCAGTATGTCGAGGTATGCATGCAGTCGGCAGTTGGTGGCATTTACTTAAGTATATATAGCTTTTCTTATGCATGGTGTAATCTGAATCACTGCATTTTATCAAAATAGATTTTGTCTGACGGGAAACTTCTGTGTCACGCTCCACGTGCCTGCATTGTGGGATATTCAATATCTGTAGCTACGTGGTTACATTAGGGTTTAAAAGTACATTTAGACTGCATTGCAGCAGTACGAGTGCTAATAAGGCCTGAGTGTAGTAATCTGCTGTCTGGGGAGGTGAATTGGTCATTAAGTTGGTGTTGCTGTGTCTACTTGTGATCAATGGCAGATGAGGATGACTTGGACGAAGATATGTCAGATGGCGATACGCCAAAGgtgaagaaaaagaagaaggccAAGAGGAGCCGCGAGAGCAAGAGTGGCAAACGGCAGAGAGTTCGTCGTGAGGTGCTGGAACCCCTCTCTGCCGCGGTGTCTGTCCTGTGTGTGACACCTTAAGCTGCTGTTTCTAGGTTGCACGTTTGTGGTACTGGTTCTGTGTGCCAGAGGTCACACTTGACTGTCTATCTTTTCCCCAGTTCTTTATTTCTGCTTAACCTCACTTTCTTTTACTTTTTCCTCTGCTCCTGTCTTCTGGATgcgtctttgtgtgtgtgtgtgtgtgtgtatgatgcCTTAAAGACACAGATGGATATCTGCATTGAATCTATCACACTAGCAAACAAGATAAATGGTTAAATACCCTTTCTCATAACTGTTTATGCTCACAATTGACACAATTTTTTTCGCCCTTTCCTTGAATAACCAGTTAATCCGATGCACGTGGGTAGTCCAATTTAACTCTGCTAGTGTGTAGACtagcacacacactcacgctgCCCTTCACACATGCCCGGAAGAGGATGCTGTCTGCTTGCTTCCCCCCATATCCCTGTAGGTGACCAATAGACTGTAGACGTCACTTTGCACCAGTGACAGACAGCAGTACTCGGAGCTCCAGCTCACTTAACAGAGACAAGTTCTCTGGCTCCTCACAGTGTGATGGAGGCAACCTTCCCTCCATAGGCTTCACTGTGTTTTGATTAGTGTTCCACTGTAACTGTTTTTCCAGCATTCTCTGGGAGAGTGGCAGCATGGGTAGCTTCGCACCTCCTGCATTGCGGGTTTGAGTGCTGCCtcttggctgtgtgtgtgtgtgtgtttgtgtttgtgtagttGTGTGGTCTTGTTTGCATGAGTGTCCTCTGGCACCCCTGTTTCCTCCTTTGGAACAAAAGCTTGCAGTGCAGGTGAATgggtgtctctgaattgcccttGGTGCCTCACTGAGGCCTGGCATCCGTTCCAGGGTTTCCCCTGCCCCAAGCTCTAGGTTAACTTGACTTCGTAATAGATGTGTTGATGGTTGAATGAATGGTTATTCAGGAATGGCTAGTCTTATATTGCATTGTTGTGTGATTGGCTGGATTAGCAATTTAGTTTAATAGTGTCTAGTAGTTAGTGTATTTGTTTCTGACTGTGCTCAGCTTGTGTAGCACTTCAATGGCTCTTCTCTCATAGGACTTGGCGGGCAGTTCCCCAGAGGCAGTAGAAGGTCTGGATGCTGAAGACGGAGATGAGGAGGAAGGGGCCGGCATCAGGTCGGACAGCGAGGGGAGCGATTACACTCCAggcaggaagaagaagaagcgagGGAGTTCGGCGAAGGAGAGGAAGAGGGGAACAAGTGGTGAGAGAGAGAAGATCTCAGGAGGCTCCAGCAACAAAAGCAAACGGAAAGAGCCCGAGCCGGAGGACGAGGAAGATGAAGATGACGACAACCAGGTTAGACTGGGCCATTGTAAGCATGTAATTGCTAAAGCTAATTTCATCTCTGAAGGGTGCTGGATGTGGAAAATCCCTTAAATGATAACATGCTTGTCTATTCCAGGAGCCCAAGACCTCTGCCCAGCTGCTAGATGAGTGGGGAATGGAAGACATTGACCATGTCTTCACACAGGAGGACTATGGCACCCTCACAAACTACAAAGCATTCAGCCAGTTTGTCAGGTATATCTATTTTTGGGTAGCTGAGTGGCTTGGTGATTTAGGCCACAGACAACATATTTGCAGATCCTGGCTTTCAGTTGTCTGTAGTTGGGCCAGTGAGAGATTGTTGCATTGGATAAAGATTAAGTTGTTGTCGGAGTTAGAGTAAGCGATGAAGGTGATGTTGCCTCAGCTGGGTTTGGATGGTTCTCTTGATTGTTCGCTGCATAGGCCGCTCATCGCAGCCAAGAACCCCAAGATTGCTGTATCGAAGATGATGATGGTTTTGGGTGCTAAGTGGCGCGAGTTCAGCACCAACAACCCTCTGCGGGGCTCGGCCAGTGCCACAGCTGCCCTGGCAGCAGCCAATGTGGCTGCCGCCGTGGAGAGCATGGTGGCCAGCGGCACGGAAGTTGGGCCGGCCTCAGGGACAGTAGGCCTGGCCAGCACCACCCCGGTCGCCCCTGCTCCCTCCGCTGTAGCCCAACCTCAGGTTCCCCCTGTGGCTCCGTTGCGCAAGGCCAAGACCAAAGAGGGCAAAGGTAGGGGCTAGAAAGCCGGCAGTCGCTTTGCCATTGCGGAGGGTCTTGGGTGAACAGATTTGCAACTGGGCCTTTGTGTCCTCAGGTCCAAACGCGCGCAAAAAACCGAAAGCTCCCCCCAAGCCTCCAGAGAAGAAGGTTAAAACCAAGAAGGTGGCCCCGCTGAAGATCAAATTGGGGGGCTTCAACAGCAACAAGAGGAAGCGTTCTTCGGTCAGCACCATCCCCAGCCGGCGGTCTCTCAGCTCTCGCCATGGCTTCTCAGGCTGCATGctattaaccccccccccattcccgcAGAGTGAGGAGGACGAGGTGGATGTGGACAGTGACTTCGATGATGGCAGCTTGAACAGTTTCTCTGTGTCAGACGGGTCCAACAGCCGCAGTAGCCGctcaaagaaaaaaagcaagacatctaagaagaagaagaaaggtCGGTCCTCTTGACAGGGTGTCATCACTGAAATGCCTCTAAATCGTGTGACGCCCCTCCTTTAATCCCTGTGTTCTCTCTTGGCAGAGGAGGATGGTGATGGCTATGAGACAGACCACCAGGACTACTGCGAGGTCTGCCAGCAGGGGGGCGAAATCATCCTTTGCGACACGTGCCCCCGCGCATATCACATGGTCTGCCTGGACCCCGATATGGAGAAGGCCCCCGAGGGCAAGTGGAGCTGTCCCCATTGCGTGAGTCACCCGACTCTTCCATGCGGCCAGTCTTTTACCCCCGCAGACCGCTTGAGCAGGGTTGGGTTAGATCTAGGGTAAGCACACCTGCTGCCTGGAACCCCGGTGCCCATTTTGATTTCTCTGTTTCTCCACCAGGAGAAGGAGGGTGTGCAGTGGGAGGCCAGGGAGGACGGCTCAGAAGGGGAGGAGGATAATGAGGTGGAGGGCCGCAGGGATGGCGGCGACACTGAGGAGGACGACCACCACATGGAGTTCTGCCGCGTCTGCAAAGACGGCGGGGAACTGCTGTGCTGCGACTCCTGCCCCTCATCCTACCACATCCACTGCCTGAACCCACCCCTGCCTGAGATCCCCAATGGCGAGTGGATCTGCCCCCGCTGCACCGTGAGTTGGCTGGGGGGGACGGCCCACATTAGTCAGCAATGGATGAACCAGAGTATTTAACGGATTCATGCGGCAGTGGCCTCCATGTTGGATGTCATGTCAGGATTACATTGCTGCACTTCCTCCTTTTTTAGTGTCCACCCATGAAGGGAAAAGTCCAGAAGATCCTGACTTGGCGCTGGAGAGAGCCCCCGCCCCCAACCCCAGTGCCCCGACCTCCCAACCTTCCCGACGACGCCCCCGATCCTGCCCCTCTGGCTGGCCGCCCGGAGAGGGAATTCTTTGTCAAATGGAGCAATATGTCCTACTGGCACTGCTCTTGGGTTTCTGAGTTACAGGTAAACACTTGCAGGTACCCTCGGATATGGATGGCTACTGCATATTGTTCCCTACAAGCATGCTTGATATCCAAATATCATATGAATTCTTGTGCCAGTACGTAACCCATCAAATCTGTGTGTGCAGTCACCTGGCCTTTTTACTGCACATGTTGCTGTCCATTTGGAGATGTGCATATTAACCCGGATTTCCTTGCTTTGTGTAGTTGGAGCTGCACTGTCAGGTGATGTTCCGGAACTATCAGCGCAAGAATGATATGGACGAGCCCCCACCTGTGGACTTTGGGGGCGAGGGGGATGAGGATAAAAGCACTAAAAGGAAGAACAAGGACCCGTATTTTGCTCAGATGGAGGAGAGGTTCTATCGCTTTGGCATCAAGATGGAATGGATGATGATTCACCGCATCCTGAATCACAGGTAATCAGCCGTGTTTCTGGAAGCCAGGGTCGCCCTGCTGGGACTGACATACATTATCCACCAGCACTCCAAACCTGCTTCGTGCTCCCAGCCGTGAGCAGCGTGTCCTTACCAAGAGATTTTTCACTTACATCGAAGCatgaaattgggggggggggggggggtgaaattcTTGGAATGTTTCTCATTCACCATCAGAACTTTGTATCAATTTACATGAGTGCGTCCCTGACTGAGCGCATCTCTTCTGCAGTGTCGATAAGAAGAATAATATTCATTACTTGATCAAGTGGCGGGATTTGCCGTATGATCAGGCATCCTGGGAGAGTGAGGACATGGATATCCAGGAGTATGATGCCTACAAGCTGATGTACTGGAATCACAGGTACGCAGGCCTGCTGTACAGCTCAGTGATTGTTGTGGTGATGCGTTTTTAATCCCACTGGTCTCGGACTCTGAACCTTTACATTCAGTGAGCTTAGCTGACATTGTGTTGTCAGTAGAttattgctgtgtgtgtgtgtgtgtgtgtgtgtgtgtgtgtgtgtgtgtgtgtgtgtgtgtgttctagATTTTGGTAAATGGGTCAgtaattaatgtaatttaattaaactcCTCACCTTGCCTGCCTCATCCTATTGCTTGTAAGGGAGCTCATGATGGGAGATGAAGGTAGACCCAGCAAGAAACTGAAGATGAAGCTAAGCAGAGTTAAGAAGCTGGACCGGCCTCCTGCGAATCCTGTTGTGGATGTAAGTGTACAGCGCCCATGTCAGTGTTTGTCTGCAGCCATGATAACCTTGTCCTATACACCAGAGTCAGTATCGTATTGCCATACTGAGAATTTAAAACGGTATGATTCTATCGTTTTTGCAAATTTCAATATTTGAAAATGTGCTGTCTAGCTCCAATGCACTCCATCAAAAACACTAAAGTTACATAGTGGGTGTGCCGGATCTGTGCTTTGGGGAGGGAGACTGTCACACTCATGTCACACGGCTCTTGTGAGGAGAAGCTACATAAATGGAGGATTATCAGCCCACCTCTTAGCTGATAAGCAGGGCAGCATGAAGTGAGAGAGCGTTATTTTGGTTATAAACTGACCAAAAAAGGTGAGCCCCCCGGAGTCAACAGTCTCAGTATGTAAACGCAGCTACAAGTAGGGAACTCGTCTAAACTGCCAAGTATGTCTGTCACTCACCTTGATTTATATACGGAGTTAAAAGGTCATCGGGTGTGCATGATGAAAGGTGTAAGGTGCATGATAGTGGTGTAATTTAGTGGTTATATTTAGTTTCACGTTTGTTTTAAATTCTTTAGCCTACATGGACGCTCGCTCATACCCCTTTCTCTGGTGATTGGAAAAAGTAGGCTAAGATAAATGATGAACAGCGGACGTAAACCTAACATTAGTTTATTACCAGTGAGATGTTGTAACTGCTGATGCTACATTAACTACCAGAATCTCTGTTTAATTGATCCATGCGTGTTTCACTGAATGTTAAAACTATATTATAGGATACTGCTGTTGGTTTAATTCATAATATTTAAATAGGAATCTTTTACAGTTTCGATTTGGTATTGATTACCAGGGTATCAGTGCTGGTATTGGTATTGAAGTAGCAATTTTGGTATCGATCCAACTCTAGCCCACCATCAAGTTTGAGCGGCAGCCAGAATACCTGGACAGCACCGGTGGCACGCTGCACCCCTACCAGCTAGAGGGGCTCAACTGGCTGCGGTTCTCCTGGGCCCAGGGCACCGATACCATTCTGGCCGACGAGATGGGACTGGGCAAGACGGTCCAGACCGCGGTTTTCCTTTACTCACTGTACAAGGAGGTATGTATGCCTATGGGAGTGTCAGGCGGTAGCTGCGGGACATGGGGTTGTGTTAAAATTATGTCCCATCGGTTATCCTTCTAACTTGAGCacgtaagtgtgtgtgtgtttggtgtcCAGCCTTCCTGTCCCCGTCTGTTAGCGTTAACGGGATGACGGACAGGCAGGGACGCACAGTGACTCTGTCCAATAAAGGGGAAAATTCCAAAGTCGGGACTTTGTCCTAAAGGCAGGACAGAACACTTGCCACAATTACTTTTCCTTTTGGTTCTAGATTAGTACCCCCATTTCCCCTCCCGGCATTTCCCATTCATGGCTGTTCTGTTACCAGTTTGTTCCTATTACGCTGCCTTTGGTTGCGTGTTAGATTCTTCTCATTCTCCCCCAGGGTCACTCCAAAGGCCCATTTCTGGTGAGTGCACCTCTGTCTACAATCATTAACTGGGAGCGAGAGTTTGAGATGTGGGCCCCGGACATGTACGTGGTAACCTACGTGGGCGACAAGGATAGCCGAGCCGTTATCCGTGAGAATGAATTCACCTTTGAGGACAATGCCATCCGGGGTGGGAAGAAGGCCTCTCGAATGAAGGTAGGCATGTGGGGACTGGTAAAGGTCAGCCCCATGATTCAGTCTGTTAGATTTTGGTTTCAGTTACATTATGGTGATGGTTTTTGTCAGTGCTGATGCAGCTTAGTGAATATCTGTCCATTGCTCTTACCCTGCAGAAAGAGGCATCTGTGAAGTTTCATGTGCTGCTGACCTCCTATGAGCTGATCACCATCGACATGGCCATCCTTGGCTCTATCCAGTGGGCCTGTCTGGTTGTTGATGAGGCCCACAGGCTCAAGAACAACCAGTCGAAGGTAACCACCTGTGATCAGTGTCTTCAGCATGATTATGGTGCCCATTGACCCAGTGAGCTGAAAGATTTGACTAAGAACCACCTCTTCCTTGGCGCAGTTCTTCAGGGTGCTCAATAACTACCATCTTCAACACAAGCTGCTGCTGACTGGAACTCCACTGCAGAACAACCTGGAGGAGCTCTTCCATCTCCTTAACTTCCTCACCCCAGAGAGATTCAAGTCAGTACAACTGTCTGGTCTATTTTTCCTGGCTGTACTCTCATCTTTCTCTTTTTGAAGATATTGGTCAAACTGCTTGATTTGCTAAATGGTGTTTAGCTGCATTCTGAAAGCATCTGGTAGTGATGAGTCACCAACAACTTGAGTGGCTGCCTGGACAGTTCTAGAAGAAGAGGTGGATGCTCTCCTGGTGACGTATGTTTCTAATGTCACGTCATCAAAAATGCGTATGTCTGCTTGACCTCGCCCAGTAACCTGGAGGGCTTCCTGGAGGAGTTTGCTGATATCGCCAAAGAGGACCAGATCAAGAAGCTGCACGACATGCTGGGGCCTCACATGCTGCGCAGGCTGAAGGCCGACGTGTTCAAGAACATGCCGTCCAAGACGGAGCTGATTGTGCGTGTGGAGCTCAGCCCCATGCAGAAGTATGTGCAGCAATAGCTGGTTCCTTTGGGTTGGCATTTACCTTGGTTTCTGTTAATCTGTTGCATGGTTCCCCCCCCAGGAAGTACTACAAGTTCATCTTGACAC from Paramormyrops kingsleyae isolate MSU_618 chromosome 9, PKINGS_0.4, whole genome shotgun sequence carries:
- the chd4b gene encoding chromodomain-helicase-DNA-binding protein 4 isoform X3 produces the protein MSGSEDDRDDFGAPEDRSLIQDEDDLDEDMSDGDTPKVKKKKKAKRSRESKSGKRQRVRREDLAGSSPEAVEGLDAEDGDEEEGAGIRSDSEGSDYTPGRKKKKRGSSAKERKRGTSGEREKISGGSSNKSKRKEPEPEDEEDEDDDNQEPKTSAQLLDEWGMEDIDHVFTQEDYGTLTNYKAFSQFVRPLIAAKNPKIAVSKMMMVLGAKWREFSTNNPLRGSASATAALAAANVAAAVESMVASGTEVGPASGTVGLASTTPVAPAPSAVAQPQVPPVAPLRKAKTKEGKGPNARKKPKAPPKPPEKKVKTKKVAPLKIKLGGFNSNKRKRSSSEEDEVDVDSDFDDGSLNSFSVSDGSNSRSSRSKKKSKTSKKKKKEEDGDGYETDHQDYCEVCQQGGEIILCDTCPRAYHMVCLDPDMEKAPEGKWSCPHCEKEGVQWEAREDGSEGEEDNEVEGRRDGGDTEEDDHHMEFCRVCKDGGELLCCDSCPSSYHIHCLNPPLPEIPNGEWICPRCTCPPMKGKVQKILTWRWREPPPPTPVPRPPNLPDDAPDPAPLAGRPEREFFVKWSNMSYWHCSWVSELQLELHCQVMFRNYQRKNDMDEPPPVDFGGEGDEDKSTKRKNKDPYFAQMEERFYRFGIKMEWMMIHRILNHSVDKKNNIHYLIKWRDLPYDQASWESEDMDIQEYDAYKLMYWNHRELMMGDEGRPSKKLKMKLSRVKKLDRPPANPVVDPTIKFERQPEYLDSTGGTLHPYQLEGLNWLRFSWAQGTDTILADEMGLGKTVQTAVFLYSLYKEGHSKGPFLVSAPLSTIINWEREFEMWAPDMYVVTYVGDKDSRAVIRENEFTFEDNAIRGGKKASRMKKEASVKFHVLLTSYELITIDMAILGSIQWACLVVDEAHRLKNNQSKFFRVLNNYHLQHKLLLTGTPLQNNLEELFHLLNFLTPERFNNLEGFLEEFADIAKEDQIKKLHDMLGPHMLRRLKADVFKNMPSKTELIVRVELSPMQKKYYKFILTRNFEALNTRGGGNQVSLLNVVMDLKKCCNHPYLFPAAAMEAPKMPNGMYDGSALTKAAGKLMLLHKMLKKLKEGGHRVLIFSQMTKMLDLLEDFLENEGYKYERIDGGVTGGMRQEAIDRFNAPGAPQFAFLLSTRAGGLGINLATADTVIIYDSDWNPHNDIQAFSRAHRIGQNKKVMIYRFVTKASVEERITQVAKKKMMLTHLVVRPGLGSKTGSMSKQELDDILKFGTEELFKDEIGEGDNKEEDSSVIHYDDKAIERLLDRNQDATDDTEIQSMNEYLSSFKVAQYVVKDEDEEEEEVQREIIKQEESVDPDYWEKLLRHHYEQQQEDLARNLGKGKRIRKQVNYNDGSQEDRDWQDDQSDNQSDYSVASEEGDEDFDERSEGNSRRPSRKGLRNDKDKPLPPLLARVGGNIEVLGFNARQRKAFLNAVMRYGMPPQDAFTTQWLVRDLRGKSEKEFKAYVSLFMRHLCEPGADGAETFADGVPREGLSRQHVLTRIGVMSLIRKKVQEFEHVNGQWSMPWMMELEENKKAARPDSPGNPKTPSTGTPADTQPNTPAPAPKTPPTGTPADTQPNTPATEDPLKSEDSVKEEKTDGGEDKEGKESSKTQEPEIIEIPDEKEKPPSPQKKEESEVVEKDGVSGEVDREKQETEKEKLMEATEEKGSPKEVKGEGSEVKAKQDESEAKAEEKKEEKLEKMDTSPPADEKKDQKDDKDKTEEPAKLQNGDSAKDLGVAGTEEKKKAAKQRFMFNIADGGFTELHSLWQNEERAATVTKKTYEIWHRRHDYWLLAGIIQHGYARWQDIQNDVKYAILNEPFKGEMNRGNFLEIKNKFLARRFKLLEQALVIEEQLRRAAYLNMSEDPSHPSMALNTRFSEVECLAESHQHLSKESMSGNKPANAVLHKVLKQLEELLSDMKADVTRLPATIARIPPVAVRLQMSERNILSRLASRGSDTQTQQVTQQ